Proteins from a single region of Neodiprion virginianus isolate iyNeoVirg1 chromosome 4, iyNeoVirg1.1, whole genome shotgun sequence:
- the LOC124303784 gene encoding transcriptional adapter 2B isoform X6, with translation MADLYAKYNCTYCQEDIAGLRVKCVECADFDLCLQCFSAGAEIGQHKNDHSYQFMDSGTISIFSGRGSWTAREQLRLLDAIEQFGFGNWEDISKHIETRTPDEAKEEYIARYLDGNIGKQTWPSTESYRPNLTDQTSSDYGPLSPDLTSRLPPLDITPEEAAQLGYMPQRDDFERDYKHEAESLVSSLFLTPAEDDDLDIALKLAQVDMYTNNLRERARRKRVVRDYQLVSSFFASTRKDRAIKKKQSKEDREFRDRMRTFAQFYTAQEHEQFLTNLERERELRLRLTELSRYRENGITRHEECAHFEQVMAQTQGQTETTDHWTEKKSAFVNRLYQFAFHLGQQWAVHTNTPPNVKKKRRRKKLRFNRPKMHVKGRLSQQQLHNQSSQSQSDDDSSQSVGGAR, from the exons ATCTCTACGCTAAGTACAATTGCACATATTGCCAGGAGGACATCGCTGGGTTGCGTGTTAAATGCGTGGAATGTGCCGACTTTGATCTGTGCTTACAG TGTTTTTCTGCTGGTGCTGAAATAGGACAGCACAAAAATGACCATTCTTATCAATTTATG gATTCTGGTACAATTAGCATATTTAGCGGGAGAGGAAGTTGGACAGCGAGAGAACAACTCAGACTTCTCGATGCGATTGAACAGTTTGGTTTTGGAAATTGGGAGGATATAAGTAAACATATTGAAACAAGAACGCCTGATG AGGCTAAAGAGGAATACATCGCCAGATATCTTGatggaaatatcggtaaacAGACATGGCCTTCGACTGAAAGTTATAGACCAAACCTGACGGACCAAACTAGCTCTGATTATGGGCCACTATCGCCAGACTTGACCTCGCGACTGCCACCGTTAGATATCACCCCAGAAGAAGCAGCTCAGCTCGGCTATATGCCACAGCGGGATGATTTTGAAAGG GATTATAAACACGAGGCAGAGTCTTTGGTTTCTTCGTTGTTTCTCACTCCTGCCGAAGACGATGACCTTGACATTGCGCTAAAGCTAGCCCAAGTTGACATGTACACAAATAACTTACGTGAACGAGCAAGAAGAAAACGTGTCGTTAGAGATTATCAACTTGTCTCTTCGTTCTTTGCTTCGACAAGAAAAGATAGAGCGATCAAGAAAAAACAGAGCAAAGAAGACAG AGAATTTCGGGATAGAATGCGAACGTTTGCCCAATTCTACACAGCGCAGGAGCACGAACAATTCTTGACTAATTTGGAAAGGGAACGAGAGCTCCGACTACGGCTAACCGAGCTTAGTCGTTACAGAGAGAACGGTATCACCAGGCATGAAGAATGTGCCCATTTCGAACAAGTCATGGCACAGACTCAAGGTCAAACAGAAACGACGGATCATtggactgaaaaaaaatct GCGTTTGTGAACAGATTGTATCAGTTTGCATTTCACTTAGGGCAGCAGTGGGCCGTCCACACCAACACACCGccaaatgttaaaaaaaag agaagaagaaaaaagctGCGGTTTAATAGACCAAAAATGCACGTCAAAGGCAGACTCAGCCAGCAACAACTACATAATCAATCAAGCCAGTCCCAATCGGACGACGATTCCAGTCAATCAGTTGGCGGTGCAAGATAG
- the LOC124303784 gene encoding transcriptional adapter 2B isoform X1 encodes MADLYAKYNCTYCQEDIAGLRVKCVECADFDLCLQCFSAGAEIGQHKNDHSYQFMDSGTISIFSGRGSWTAREQLRLLDAIEQFGFGNWEDISKHIETRTPDEAKEEYIARYLDGNIGKQTWPSTESYRPNLTDQTSSDYGPLSPDLTSRLPPLDITPEEAAQLGYMPQRDDFERDYKHEAESLVSSLFLTPAEDDDLDIALKLAQVDMYTNNLRERARRKRVVRDYQLVSSFFASTRKDRAIKKKQSKEDREFRDRMRTFAQFYTAQEHEQFLTNLERERELRLRLTELSRYRENGITRHEECAHFEQVMAQTQGQTETTDHWTEKKSGSSGPSTPTHRQMLKKSRDLFLLASIYNTVRSRNHIVRVDYREEEKSCGLIDQKCTSKADSASNNYIINQASPNRTTIPVNQLAVQDSHTNSTHPTIAFSKTTLEKGNNSTVTAIKVSPTGFTVSDARDVEMEAAAQLLTKQEKTLCLQLDMKPTQYLTQKTLLLQEYLNGNRRSGVAPQSEPESKILHYLVSNGWIAAN; translated from the exons ATCTCTACGCTAAGTACAATTGCACATATTGCCAGGAGGACATCGCTGGGTTGCGTGTTAAATGCGTGGAATGTGCCGACTTTGATCTGTGCTTACAG TGTTTTTCTGCTGGTGCTGAAATAGGACAGCACAAAAATGACCATTCTTATCAATTTATG gATTCTGGTACAATTAGCATATTTAGCGGGAGAGGAAGTTGGACAGCGAGAGAACAACTCAGACTTCTCGATGCGATTGAACAGTTTGGTTTTGGAAATTGGGAGGATATAAGTAAACATATTGAAACAAGAACGCCTGATG AGGCTAAAGAGGAATACATCGCCAGATATCTTGatggaaatatcggtaaacAGACATGGCCTTCGACTGAAAGTTATAGACCAAACCTGACGGACCAAACTAGCTCTGATTATGGGCCACTATCGCCAGACTTGACCTCGCGACTGCCACCGTTAGATATCACCCCAGAAGAAGCAGCTCAGCTCGGCTATATGCCACAGCGGGATGATTTTGAAAGG GATTATAAACACGAGGCAGAGTCTTTGGTTTCTTCGTTGTTTCTCACTCCTGCCGAAGACGATGACCTTGACATTGCGCTAAAGCTAGCCCAAGTTGACATGTACACAAATAACTTACGTGAACGAGCAAGAAGAAAACGTGTCGTTAGAGATTATCAACTTGTCTCTTCGTTCTTTGCTTCGACAAGAAAAGATAGAGCGATCAAGAAAAAACAGAGCAAAGAAGACAG AGAATTTCGGGATAGAATGCGAACGTTTGCCCAATTCTACACAGCGCAGGAGCACGAACAATTCTTGACTAATTTGGAAAGGGAACGAGAGCTCCGACTACGGCTAACCGAGCTTAGTCGTTACAGAGAGAACGGTATCACCAGGCATGAAGAATGTGCCCATTTCGAACAAGTCATGGCACAGACTCAAGGTCAAACAGAAACGACGGATCATtggactgaaaaaaaatct GGCAGCAGTGGGCCGTCCACACCAACACACCGccaaatgttaaaaaaaag CCGAGATTTATTCCTATTAGCTTCAATATACAATACAGTAAGATCGAGAAATCATATTGTACGTGTGGATTacagagaagaagaaaaaagctGCGGTTTAATAGACCAAAAATGCACGTCAAAGGCAGACTCAGCCAGCAACAACTACATAATCAATCAAGCCAGTCCCAATCGGACGACGATTCCAGTCAATCAGTTGGCGGTGCAAGATAGCCATACCAATTCCACCCATCCTACAATTGCTTTCTCAAAAACTACTTTGGAGAAAGGCAACAACTCTACTGTTACAGCCATCAAAGTCTCTCCAACGGGATTTACAGTGTCCGATGCAAGGGACGTAGAGATGGAAGCGGCAGCTCAACTTCTCACCAAACAAGAGAAGACCTTGTGTCTCCAGCTAGATATGAAACCAACGCAGTATCTTACCCAAAAGACCCTGTTGTTACAA GAGTATCTAAATGGCAATAGGAGATCAGGCGTTGCACCCCAGTCTGAGCCGGAGAGCAAGATCCTTCACTATCTGGTATCCAATGGCTGGATTGCTGCGAACTGA
- the LOC124303784 gene encoding transcriptional adapter 2B isoform X5, whose product MADLYAKYNCTYCQEDIAGLRVKCVECADFDLCLQCFSAGAEIGQHKNDHSYQFMDSGTISIFSGRGSWTAREQLRLLDAIEQFGFGNWEDISKHIETRTPDEAKEEYIARYLDGNIGKQTWPSTESYRPNLTDQTSSDYGPLSPDLTSRLPPLDITPEEAAQLGYMPQRDDFERDYKHEAESLVSSLFLTPAEDDDLDIALKLAQVDMYTNNLRERARRKRVVRDYQLVSSFFASTRKDRAIKKKQSKEDREFRDRMRTFAQFYTAQEHEQFLTNLERERELRLRLTELSRYRENGITRHEECAHFEQVMAQTQGQTETTDHWTEKKSQWAVHTNTPPNVKKKPRFIPISFNIQYSKIEKSYCTCGLQRRRKKLRFNRPKMHVKGRLSQQQLHNQSSQSQSDDDSSQSVGGAR is encoded by the exons ATCTCTACGCTAAGTACAATTGCACATATTGCCAGGAGGACATCGCTGGGTTGCGTGTTAAATGCGTGGAATGTGCCGACTTTGATCTGTGCTTACAG TGTTTTTCTGCTGGTGCTGAAATAGGACAGCACAAAAATGACCATTCTTATCAATTTATG gATTCTGGTACAATTAGCATATTTAGCGGGAGAGGAAGTTGGACAGCGAGAGAACAACTCAGACTTCTCGATGCGATTGAACAGTTTGGTTTTGGAAATTGGGAGGATATAAGTAAACATATTGAAACAAGAACGCCTGATG AGGCTAAAGAGGAATACATCGCCAGATATCTTGatggaaatatcggtaaacAGACATGGCCTTCGACTGAAAGTTATAGACCAAACCTGACGGACCAAACTAGCTCTGATTATGGGCCACTATCGCCAGACTTGACCTCGCGACTGCCACCGTTAGATATCACCCCAGAAGAAGCAGCTCAGCTCGGCTATATGCCACAGCGGGATGATTTTGAAAGG GATTATAAACACGAGGCAGAGTCTTTGGTTTCTTCGTTGTTTCTCACTCCTGCCGAAGACGATGACCTTGACATTGCGCTAAAGCTAGCCCAAGTTGACATGTACACAAATAACTTACGTGAACGAGCAAGAAGAAAACGTGTCGTTAGAGATTATCAACTTGTCTCTTCGTTCTTTGCTTCGACAAGAAAAGATAGAGCGATCAAGAAAAAACAGAGCAAAGAAGACAG AGAATTTCGGGATAGAATGCGAACGTTTGCCCAATTCTACACAGCGCAGGAGCACGAACAATTCTTGACTAATTTGGAAAGGGAACGAGAGCTCCGACTACGGCTAACCGAGCTTAGTCGTTACAGAGAGAACGGTATCACCAGGCATGAAGAATGTGCCCATTTCGAACAAGTCATGGCACAGACTCAAGGTCAAACAGAAACGACGGATCATtggactgaaaaaaaatct CAGTGGGCCGTCCACACCAACACACCGccaaatgttaaaaaaaag CCGAGATTTATTCCTATTAGCTTCAATATACAATACAGTAAGATCGAGAAATCATATTGTACGTGTGGATTacagagaagaagaaaaaagctGCGGTTTAATAGACCAAAAATGCACGTCAAAGGCAGACTCAGCCAGCAACAACTACATAATCAATCAAGCCAGTCCCAATCGGACGACGATTCCAGTCAATCAGTTGGCGGTGCAAGATAG
- the LOC124303784 gene encoding transcriptional adapter 2B isoform X2: MADLYAKYNCTYCQEDIAGLRVKCVECADFDLCLQCFSAGAEIGQHKNDHSYQFMDSGTISIFSGRGSWTAREQLRLLDAIEQFGFGNWEDISKHIETRTPDEAKEEYIARYLDGNIGKQTWPSTESYRPNLTDQTSSDYGPLSPDLTSRLPPLDITPEEAAQLGYMPQRDDFERDYKHEAESLVSSLFLTPAEDDDLDIALKLAQVDMYTNNLRERARRKRVVRDYQLVSSFFASTRKDRAIKKKQSKEDREFRDRMRTFAQFYTAQEHEQFLTNLERERELRLRLTELSRYRENGITRHEECAHFEQVMAQTQGQTETTDHWTEKKSGSSGPSTPTHRQMLKKREEEKSCGLIDQKCTSKADSASNNYIINQASPNRTTIPVNQLAVQDSHTNSTHPTIAFSKTTLEKGNNSTVTAIKVSPTGFTVSDARDVEMEAAAQLLTKQEKTLCLQLDMKPTQYLTQKTLLLQEYLNGNRRSGVAPQSEPESKILHYLVSNGWIAAN, translated from the exons ATCTCTACGCTAAGTACAATTGCACATATTGCCAGGAGGACATCGCTGGGTTGCGTGTTAAATGCGTGGAATGTGCCGACTTTGATCTGTGCTTACAG TGTTTTTCTGCTGGTGCTGAAATAGGACAGCACAAAAATGACCATTCTTATCAATTTATG gATTCTGGTACAATTAGCATATTTAGCGGGAGAGGAAGTTGGACAGCGAGAGAACAACTCAGACTTCTCGATGCGATTGAACAGTTTGGTTTTGGAAATTGGGAGGATATAAGTAAACATATTGAAACAAGAACGCCTGATG AGGCTAAAGAGGAATACATCGCCAGATATCTTGatggaaatatcggtaaacAGACATGGCCTTCGACTGAAAGTTATAGACCAAACCTGACGGACCAAACTAGCTCTGATTATGGGCCACTATCGCCAGACTTGACCTCGCGACTGCCACCGTTAGATATCACCCCAGAAGAAGCAGCTCAGCTCGGCTATATGCCACAGCGGGATGATTTTGAAAGG GATTATAAACACGAGGCAGAGTCTTTGGTTTCTTCGTTGTTTCTCACTCCTGCCGAAGACGATGACCTTGACATTGCGCTAAAGCTAGCCCAAGTTGACATGTACACAAATAACTTACGTGAACGAGCAAGAAGAAAACGTGTCGTTAGAGATTATCAACTTGTCTCTTCGTTCTTTGCTTCGACAAGAAAAGATAGAGCGATCAAGAAAAAACAGAGCAAAGAAGACAG AGAATTTCGGGATAGAATGCGAACGTTTGCCCAATTCTACACAGCGCAGGAGCACGAACAATTCTTGACTAATTTGGAAAGGGAACGAGAGCTCCGACTACGGCTAACCGAGCTTAGTCGTTACAGAGAGAACGGTATCACCAGGCATGAAGAATGTGCCCATTTCGAACAAGTCATGGCACAGACTCAAGGTCAAACAGAAACGACGGATCATtggactgaaaaaaaatct GGCAGCAGTGGGCCGTCCACACCAACACACCGccaaatgttaaaaaaaag agaagaagaaaaaagctGCGGTTTAATAGACCAAAAATGCACGTCAAAGGCAGACTCAGCCAGCAACAACTACATAATCAATCAAGCCAGTCCCAATCGGACGACGATTCCAGTCAATCAGTTGGCGGTGCAAGATAGCCATACCAATTCCACCCATCCTACAATTGCTTTCTCAAAAACTACTTTGGAGAAAGGCAACAACTCTACTGTTACAGCCATCAAAGTCTCTCCAACGGGATTTACAGTGTCCGATGCAAGGGACGTAGAGATGGAAGCGGCAGCTCAACTTCTCACCAAACAAGAGAAGACCTTGTGTCTCCAGCTAGATATGAAACCAACGCAGTATCTTACCCAAAAGACCCTGTTGTTACAA GAGTATCTAAATGGCAATAGGAGATCAGGCGTTGCACCCCAGTCTGAGCCGGAGAGCAAGATCCTTCACTATCTGGTATCCAATGGCTGGATTGCTGCGAACTGA
- the LOC124303784 gene encoding transcriptional adapter 2-beta isoform X3, protein MSGKFATPLHCFSAGAEIGQHKNDHSYQFMDSGTISIFSGRGSWTAREQLRLLDAIEQFGFGNWEDISKHIETRTPDEAKEEYIARYLDGNIGKQTWPSTESYRPNLTDQTSSDYGPLSPDLTSRLPPLDITPEEAAQLGYMPQRDDFERDYKHEAESLVSSLFLTPAEDDDLDIALKLAQVDMYTNNLRERARRKRVVRDYQLVSSFFASTRKDRAIKKKQSKEDREFRDRMRTFAQFYTAQEHEQFLTNLERERELRLRLTELSRYRENGITRHEECAHFEQVMAQTQGQTETTDHWTEKKSGSSGPSTPTHRQMLKKSRDLFLLASIYNTVRSRNHIVRVDYREEEKSCGLIDQKCTSKADSASNNYIINQASPNRTTIPVNQLAVQDSHTNSTHPTIAFSKTTLEKGNNSTVTAIKVSPTGFTVSDARDVEMEAAAQLLTKQEKTLCLQLDMKPTQYLTQKTLLLQEYLNGNRRSGVAPQSEPESKILHYLVSNGWIAAN, encoded by the exons ATGAGCGGGAAATTCGCAACGCCGCTACAT TGTTTTTCTGCTGGTGCTGAAATAGGACAGCACAAAAATGACCATTCTTATCAATTTATG gATTCTGGTACAATTAGCATATTTAGCGGGAGAGGAAGTTGGACAGCGAGAGAACAACTCAGACTTCTCGATGCGATTGAACAGTTTGGTTTTGGAAATTGGGAGGATATAAGTAAACATATTGAAACAAGAACGCCTGATG AGGCTAAAGAGGAATACATCGCCAGATATCTTGatggaaatatcggtaaacAGACATGGCCTTCGACTGAAAGTTATAGACCAAACCTGACGGACCAAACTAGCTCTGATTATGGGCCACTATCGCCAGACTTGACCTCGCGACTGCCACCGTTAGATATCACCCCAGAAGAAGCAGCTCAGCTCGGCTATATGCCACAGCGGGATGATTTTGAAAGG GATTATAAACACGAGGCAGAGTCTTTGGTTTCTTCGTTGTTTCTCACTCCTGCCGAAGACGATGACCTTGACATTGCGCTAAAGCTAGCCCAAGTTGACATGTACACAAATAACTTACGTGAACGAGCAAGAAGAAAACGTGTCGTTAGAGATTATCAACTTGTCTCTTCGTTCTTTGCTTCGACAAGAAAAGATAGAGCGATCAAGAAAAAACAGAGCAAAGAAGACAG AGAATTTCGGGATAGAATGCGAACGTTTGCCCAATTCTACACAGCGCAGGAGCACGAACAATTCTTGACTAATTTGGAAAGGGAACGAGAGCTCCGACTACGGCTAACCGAGCTTAGTCGTTACAGAGAGAACGGTATCACCAGGCATGAAGAATGTGCCCATTTCGAACAAGTCATGGCACAGACTCAAGGTCAAACAGAAACGACGGATCATtggactgaaaaaaaatct GGCAGCAGTGGGCCGTCCACACCAACACACCGccaaatgttaaaaaaaag CCGAGATTTATTCCTATTAGCTTCAATATACAATACAGTAAGATCGAGAAATCATATTGTACGTGTGGATTacagagaagaagaaaaaagctGCGGTTTAATAGACCAAAAATGCACGTCAAAGGCAGACTCAGCCAGCAACAACTACATAATCAATCAAGCCAGTCCCAATCGGACGACGATTCCAGTCAATCAGTTGGCGGTGCAAGATAGCCATACCAATTCCACCCATCCTACAATTGCTTTCTCAAAAACTACTTTGGAGAAAGGCAACAACTCTACTGTTACAGCCATCAAAGTCTCTCCAACGGGATTTACAGTGTCCGATGCAAGGGACGTAGAGATGGAAGCGGCAGCTCAACTTCTCACCAAACAAGAGAAGACCTTGTGTCTCCAGCTAGATATGAAACCAACGCAGTATCTTACCCAAAAGACCCTGTTGTTACAA GAGTATCTAAATGGCAATAGGAGATCAGGCGTTGCACCCCAGTCTGAGCCGGAGAGCAAGATCCTTCACTATCTGGTATCCAATGGCTGGATTGCTGCGAACTGA
- the LOC124303784 gene encoding transcriptional adapter 2B isoform X4 — protein sequence MADLYAKYNCTYCQEDIAGLRVKCVECADFDLCLQCFSAGAEIGQHKNDHSYQFMDSGTISIFSGRGSWTAREQLRLLDAIEQFGFGNWEDISKHIETRTPDEAKEEYIARYLDGNIGKQTWPSTESYRPNLTDQTSSDYGPLSPDLTSRLPPLDITPEEAAQLGYMPQRDDFERDYKHEAESLVSSLFLTPAEDDDLDIALKLAQVDMYTNNLRERARRKRVVRDYQLVSSFFASTRKDRAIKKKQSKEDREFRDRMRTFAQFYTAQEHEQFLTNLERERELRLRLTELSRYRENGITRHEECAHFEQVMAQTQGQTETTDHWTEKKSAFVNRLYQFAFHLGQQWAVHTNTPPNVKKKPRFIPISFNIQYSKIEKSYCTCGLQRRRKKLRFNRPKMHVKGRLSQQQLHNQSSQSQSDDDSSQSVGGAR from the exons ATCTCTACGCTAAGTACAATTGCACATATTGCCAGGAGGACATCGCTGGGTTGCGTGTTAAATGCGTGGAATGTGCCGACTTTGATCTGTGCTTACAG TGTTTTTCTGCTGGTGCTGAAATAGGACAGCACAAAAATGACCATTCTTATCAATTTATG gATTCTGGTACAATTAGCATATTTAGCGGGAGAGGAAGTTGGACAGCGAGAGAACAACTCAGACTTCTCGATGCGATTGAACAGTTTGGTTTTGGAAATTGGGAGGATATAAGTAAACATATTGAAACAAGAACGCCTGATG AGGCTAAAGAGGAATACATCGCCAGATATCTTGatggaaatatcggtaaacAGACATGGCCTTCGACTGAAAGTTATAGACCAAACCTGACGGACCAAACTAGCTCTGATTATGGGCCACTATCGCCAGACTTGACCTCGCGACTGCCACCGTTAGATATCACCCCAGAAGAAGCAGCTCAGCTCGGCTATATGCCACAGCGGGATGATTTTGAAAGG GATTATAAACACGAGGCAGAGTCTTTGGTTTCTTCGTTGTTTCTCACTCCTGCCGAAGACGATGACCTTGACATTGCGCTAAAGCTAGCCCAAGTTGACATGTACACAAATAACTTACGTGAACGAGCAAGAAGAAAACGTGTCGTTAGAGATTATCAACTTGTCTCTTCGTTCTTTGCTTCGACAAGAAAAGATAGAGCGATCAAGAAAAAACAGAGCAAAGAAGACAG AGAATTTCGGGATAGAATGCGAACGTTTGCCCAATTCTACACAGCGCAGGAGCACGAACAATTCTTGACTAATTTGGAAAGGGAACGAGAGCTCCGACTACGGCTAACCGAGCTTAGTCGTTACAGAGAGAACGGTATCACCAGGCATGAAGAATGTGCCCATTTCGAACAAGTCATGGCACAGACTCAAGGTCAAACAGAAACGACGGATCATtggactgaaaaaaaatct GCGTTTGTGAACAGATTGTATCAGTTTGCATTTCACTTAGGGCAGCAGTGGGCCGTCCACACCAACACACCGccaaatgttaaaaaaaag CCGAGATTTATTCCTATTAGCTTCAATATACAATACAGTAAGATCGAGAAATCATATTGTACGTGTGGATTacagagaagaagaaaaaagctGCGGTTTAATAGACCAAAAATGCACGTCAAAGGCAGACTCAGCCAGCAACAACTACATAATCAATCAAGCCAGTCCCAATCGGACGACGATTCCAGTCAATCAGTTGGCGGTGCAAGATAG